The Candidatus Methylomirabilota bacterium sequence GCACGGAGTAACGGCGCAGCAATTCCAGGATCACGTCCTTGGCGTGCACCCAGGGCTTGAGCTGGCCCGTGAGCCAGACGCGCACGACCTTGGGCATCGGCACGTAGTACGCGCCGCCTCCCATCGCCACGGCGACGTCGAGTCCGCCCGCGCCGATGGCGAGCATGCCCGTCGAGCCGCAGAGGGGCGTGTGGCTGTCGGTGCCGAGGACGAACTGCCCCGGAATGCTGAAGGTCTCGAAGTGCACCTGGTGGCAGATGCCGTTGCCCGGCTTGGAGAACCAGGAGCCGTAGCGCCTCGACGCGGTCTGAATATACCGGTGGTCGTCGGTGTTCCGCGAGTCCGTCTGGTTG is a genomic window containing:
- a CDS encoding aconitase family protein; amino-acid sequence: MGLSLARKLIESHLVAGKAVAGEEIGLRVDQCLLTDTNGNMAWLQFETMGFPRVKPSKVVSYIDHNVNQTDSRNTDDHRYIQTASRRYGSWFSKPGNGICHQVHFETFSIPGQFVLGTDSHTPLCGSTGMLAIGAGGLDVAVAMGGGAYYVPMPKVVRVWLTGQLKPWVHAKDVILELLRRYSV